The alpha proteobacterium U9-1i genome includes a region encoding these proteins:
- a CDS encoding heavy metal resistance transcriptional regulator HmrR — MPTIGEVSAGSGVHVETIRYYERIGLMPKPARSANGRRSYDANAAARLGFIRRARDLGFALADISALLSLADNKAACRDAHALATRHRDAIRVKIKELRRLDRLLSGTTEHCTRSPAAPCPIIEVLTGMQSE; from the coding sequence ATGCCGACCATTGGCGAAGTGAGCGCGGGCTCGGGCGTGCATGTCGAGACGATCCGCTATTATGAGCGCATTGGCCTGATGCCGAAGCCGGCGCGCTCCGCCAATGGGCGACGCTCTTATGACGCCAACGCTGCGGCGCGGCTCGGCTTCATCCGCCGCGCGCGCGATCTGGGTTTTGCGCTTGCCGACATTTCCGCCTTGTTATCGCTTGCAGACAACAAGGCAGCTTGCCGCGACGCGCATGCGCTCGCCACCCGGCACCGGGACGCTATACGGGTCAAGATCAAGGAGCTCAGACGGCTTGATCGGCTTTTGTCTGGAACGACAGAACATTGCACGCGAAGCCCGGCGGCGCCTTGCCCCATCATTGAAGTGCTGACAGGCATGCAGAGCGAGTAG
- a CDS encoding antirestriction protein, with the protein MTIHTKIDAQRRDVASEITTKILAELERGVMPWRKPWDGARTGLALPRRATGENYRGVNVIMLWSAAVAKGYASPYWITLRQANQIGAHVRKGERGEMVVYYGQAKKTRDNSAGEKVEDSFRFLKFFTAFNAEQIEGLPERFFPASPETDILPIAEHEAWFAKLDIKRILTQDIACYIPSKDVIGMPPLAAFDSADHYAATLNHEAVHATGAAHRVGRDMSKRFSAHALAAEELVAEIGASILGAHLNLPPDHLTDHASYVGHWMKLLKDDKRAFLSAAAQAQTAVDWLLDKAGPA; encoded by the coding sequence ATGACCATTCATACCAAGATCGATGCACAGCGACGCGACGTTGCGTCTGAAATCACCACGAAGATCCTCGCCGAACTGGAGCGGGGCGTCATGCCATGGCGCAAACCATGGGATGGTGCACGCACGGGGCTCGCGCTGCCGCGCCGCGCCACCGGCGAGAACTATCGCGGCGTGAACGTCATCATGCTGTGGAGCGCCGCCGTCGCGAAGGGCTATGCGTCGCCCTATTGGATCACGCTGCGCCAGGCGAACCAGATCGGCGCCCATGTCCGCAAGGGCGAGCGTGGCGAGATGGTCGTCTATTACGGACAGGCCAAGAAGACGCGCGACAACAGCGCCGGCGAGAAGGTGGAAGACAGCTTTCGCTTTCTCAAGTTTTTCACCGCGTTCAACGCCGAGCAGATCGAAGGATTGCCGGAGCGGTTTTTTCCAGCTTCGCCCGAGACCGACATTCTTCCTATCGCCGAGCATGAAGCCTGGTTCGCCAAACTCGATATCAAACGCATCCTGACCCAGGACATCGCCTGCTACATTCCGTCCAAGGATGTGATCGGCATGCCGCCTTTGGCGGCGTTCGACTCCGCAGATCATTATGCTGCCACGCTGAACCACGAAGCCGTACATGCAACGGGCGCCGCGCATCGCGTCGGCCGCGATATGTCCAAGCGCTTCAGCGCGCACGCACTGGCGGCCGAAGAACTTGTCGCCGAAATCGGCGCGTCCATTCTTGGCGCACATCTCAATCTGCCGCCCGACCACCTTACTGATCACGCTTCATATGTGGGGCATTGGATGAAACTGCTGAAGGACGACAAGCGCGCGTTCCTGTCCGCAGCGGCTCAGGCGCAGACCGCTGTCGATTGGCTGCTGGACAAAGCCGGCCCCGCCTGA
- a CDS encoding putative plasmid stabilization protein yields the protein MTTETLDTGAATQRTCFVPVSKLIVHEDNVRRTDKRADIDALAASIAAHGLLQNLSVVRADGDRYAVVAGSRRLAALRLLIKQGRLARDFTAPCTIIEPELSAEASLAENVQRVAMNAMDEMEAFARLVDDAMSVEAIAERFGASVRHVEQRLALGRLSPKIRAAYRKGDLTLDVARAFCLTDDHGAQERLFKQAPKPITHAPSIRNALSGGRAPATDRLARFVGLETYEAAGGRIVRDLFEDGIAFLEDGELLQRLAAERIEEMRESLAAEGWAWVEAQLLHGQIEGCANERVRPRTRALTQEESEAVANLEAEVETLDNQLEADADNEALWTVRDAAEAQLDALQQSHQDWDKAEMAHAGAVVTIDRNGEPIITRGLIKRGDLKAIRKLRAVESDAAPDACDSSLEALTRTPTLPKSLVEGLTAARTRALRAELAGRPHIALAFSVLAFIRRSAARADVPGLGVAISPVGFDDDDRFQQARTEAATAYADADLGRLASEPAEKLIELLALFMAETIDVTHDGASPSADRTQATADELAAVLDLDMGRHWEASSTFWEKAPKAYTLEALSTAPAMAKLSERARKPKIAAFTKMKRTDLARVALRQLKDWLPDVLITPPRAGALVVTSAGQKALAEADAA from the coding sequence ATGACAACCGAAACTCTCGACACCGGCGCCGCAACGCAACGCACCTGCTTCGTCCCGGTCAGCAAACTCATCGTGCACGAAGACAATGTGCGCCGCACAGACAAGCGCGCCGATATCGATGCGCTTGCCGCTTCCATCGCCGCACATGGCCTCTTGCAAAATCTCTCGGTCGTGCGCGCCGATGGCGATCGCTACGCCGTCGTCGCCGGATCACGCCGGCTGGCGGCGCTGCGGCTTCTCATCAAGCAAGGCAGGCTTGCGCGCGATTTCACGGCGCCCTGCACGATCATCGAACCGGAGCTGAGCGCGGAAGCGTCTCTCGCCGAAAACGTCCAACGTGTCGCCATGAACGCCATGGACGAGATGGAAGCGTTCGCGCGCCTCGTCGATGACGCCATGAGCGTCGAGGCCATTGCCGAGCGGTTCGGCGCAAGCGTGCGCCATGTCGAACAGCGCCTGGCCCTGGGCCGCCTCTCCCCGAAGATCCGTGCTGCCTACCGCAAAGGCGATCTCACCCTCGATGTCGCGCGGGCATTCTGTTTGACGGATGATCACGGCGCCCAGGAGCGCCTGTTCAAGCAAGCCCCCAAGCCCATCACCCACGCGCCCAGCATCCGCAACGCGCTTTCCGGCGGTCGCGCACCCGCGACCGACCGGCTGGCGCGCTTCGTTGGACTGGAGACTTATGAAGCTGCCGGCGGGCGGATCGTGCGCGATCTGTTCGAAGATGGCATCGCCTTCCTTGAGGATGGTGAACTCCTCCAGCGTCTGGCGGCGGAGCGCATCGAAGAAATGCGCGAAAGCCTGGCCGCCGAGGGCTGGGCGTGGGTGGAAGCGCAATTGCTCCATGGGCAGATCGAAGGCTGCGCGAACGAGCGCGTGCGCCCGCGTACGCGGGCGCTGACGCAGGAAGAAAGCGAGGCCGTCGCAAACCTCGAAGCCGAGGTCGAAACGCTCGACAATCAGCTTGAAGCCGATGCCGACAATGAGGCGCTGTGGACGGTCCGCGACGCGGCGGAAGCGCAACTCGATGCGTTGCAGCAGTCGCACCAGGATTGGGACAAGGCCGAGATGGCGCACGCCGGCGCAGTCGTGACCATCGACCGCAATGGCGAGCCCATCATCACGCGCGGCCTCATCAAGCGCGGCGACCTCAAGGCGATCCGCAAACTGCGCGCGGTCGAGTCCGACGCCGCGCCCGACGCGTGCGATTCATCGTTAGAAGCACTTACGAGAACGCCAACTCTGCCGAAATCACTTGTCGAGGGACTGACCGCCGCACGCACGCGCGCGCTGCGCGCTGAACTCGCCGGCCGTCCACATATCGCGCTCGCCTTCAGCGTTCTGGCGTTCATCCGCCGAAGTGCGGCGCGCGCAGACGTGCCAGGGCTTGGGGTCGCAATCTCGCCTGTCGGCTTCGATGACGATGATCGTTTTCAGCAGGCACGCACCGAAGCCGCGACCGCCTACGCGGACGCTGACCTGGGGCGCCTTGCGAGCGAGCCAGCCGAGAAGCTGATCGAACTGCTCGCCCTCTTCATGGCGGAGACCATCGATGTCACGCACGATGGCGCTTCCCCTTCAGCGGACCGCACGCAGGCGACCGCGGACGAACTCGCGGCCGTGCTCGATCTGGACATGGGCCGTCATTGGGAAGCATCGAGCACGTTTTGGGAGAAAGCGCCCAAAGCCTACACGCTTGAAGCGCTCTCAACCGCACCAGCCATGGCCAAACTGTCGGAGCGCGCGCGCAAGCCGAAGATCGCCGCTTTCACCAAGATGAAACGCACCGATCTCGCGCGCGTGGCGTTGCGACAGCTCAAGGATTGGCTGCCCGATGTTCTGATCACACCACCGCGCGCCGGCGCGTTGGTCGTCACATCAGCCGGACAAAAAGCGCTCGCCGAAGCCGACGCCGCCTGA
- a CDS encoding transcriptional regulator of AsnC family has protein sequence MTGRRSHTPPLYAPNGARLDDVDLELLRRLKADARIQNQTLARALGLSPSGCLKRVRRLEDAGAIKAYVAIAEESMFASWSMLWVSIKLRRRAHKRRDVFEAALRATPEVTEAHSVAGRFDYILKTALPSVSAWDALRERLDPENGFIKSVDVAPGLRTAKEKSPHPLLCLREPT, from the coding sequence GTGACCGGGCGGCGGTCGCATACGCCGCCGCTGTACGCGCCGAACGGGGCGCGCCTCGATGATGTCGATCTGGAGTTGCTTCGCCGTTTGAAGGCGGACGCCCGCATCCAGAATCAAACGCTCGCGCGGGCGTTGGGCTTGTCGCCAAGCGGATGCTTGAAACGCGTGCGTCGCTTGGAGGACGCTGGCGCGATCAAGGCCTACGTTGCGATTGCAGAAGAGAGCATGTTTGCGTCCTGGTCGATGCTGTGGGTGAGCATCAAATTACGTCGTCGGGCTCACAAGCGGCGCGACGTGTTTGAAGCGGCATTGCGTGCGACGCCGGAAGTCACGGAGGCGCACAGCGTCGCTGGCCGTTTTGACTACATCCTCAAAACGGCATTGCCATCGGTGTCGGCGTGGGACGCTTTGCGTGAGCGCCTCGATCCCGAAAACGGGTTCATCAAATCCGTCGATGTCGCGCCGGGATTGCGCACCGCAAAGGAGAAGAGTCCTCATCCTCTGCTCTGTTTGCGCGAGCCAACTTAG
- a CDS encoding conjugal transfer protein traG, translated as MLGSALIALTGLWLATAFIADVFSHQRALGAPLLMFGGTPVYAPWAVLAWTSAYAEAFPKPFSVARLIVFGAFVLTLIPIVAAARGKLGVKPFGAKAWGAADDAKAAGLLADTGAVLGKFGREILCFDGPEHQLLIGASRSGKGRGQVVPTLLAWPHSALVLDVKGELADGDARHRFPGTAGFRESLGPVMRLAPTRLDSTSFNPLYEVRKGPNEVRDVQNIVEILVDPQGDGRHQDFWDRSAKTILVGVILHVLYAEPPERKTLAVVREKLRDLDATAQVMKSTLHRLNAATNQPEVHPEVLHAAESFLAGEERLQSGVKATAESFFGLFADEIVARNTATSDFRIGDLMCGPKPVTLYLQPPPSDAQRLMPFLRLVINQFARALMEHQEKDAQGRPKRHRLILVLDEFPMLGRMPFFETMMGAMAGYGLKAFLVTQSLNHLTKAYGRENVILDNVHIVTAFSAADNDTAKRIAEMAGEVWELRESETHTRPRSMLGWRKGSTTVREERRPLLLPADVRSLPRDEELIFVSGAKPIRAKKLKFDQEGVFAERLRPASGERPKLTTTHDWAQVRALGTIPQVVKPPKAKPAMSQPLAGQPDLFAHAATRPTKISDAAMSGFRAADGTALAHPASASAPPPAAIDAPPAETPRRRRQAKGI; from the coding sequence TTGCTGGGTTCGGCGCTGATTGCGCTCACCGGGCTTTGGCTCGCCACCGCCTTCATTGCCGACGTGTTCTCCCATCAGCGCGCTCTTGGCGCTCCGCTTCTGATGTTTGGCGGGACGCCAGTCTATGCGCCCTGGGCGGTTCTGGCATGGACGAGCGCGTATGCGGAAGCGTTTCCGAAACCATTTTCGGTGGCGCGCCTCATCGTCTTTGGCGCTTTCGTGCTCACGCTCATTCCGATTGTCGCCGCCGCGCGCGGCAAGCTCGGCGTCAAACCCTTCGGCGCCAAAGCGTGGGGTGCGGCGGACGATGCAAAGGCCGCTGGACTGCTCGCCGACACCGGCGCCGTGCTGGGCAAGTTCGGGCGAGAGATACTGTGCTTCGACGGTCCTGAGCATCAGCTCCTCATCGGCGCGTCCCGATCCGGCAAGGGCAGAGGCCAGGTCGTGCCGACGCTTCTGGCGTGGCCGCACTCGGCGCTGGTGCTCGACGTCAAGGGCGAGCTCGCCGACGGCGATGCGCGCCATCGCTTTCCGGGCACAGCGGGTTTCCGCGAAAGTCTGGGTCCGGTCATGCGCCTCGCGCCGACGCGTCTGGACTCGACCTCGTTCAACCCGCTGTATGAAGTGCGCAAGGGGCCGAACGAAGTCCGTGACGTCCAGAACATCGTAGAGATCCTCGTCGATCCGCAGGGCGATGGGCGCCATCAGGATTTTTGGGACCGCTCGGCCAAGACAATCCTCGTCGGCGTCATCCTGCATGTGCTGTACGCCGAGCCGCCAGAACGAAAGACGCTGGCGGTGGTGCGCGAGAAGCTGCGCGATCTCGATGCGACCGCGCAAGTGATGAAGTCCACTTTGCATAGGCTCAATGCGGCGACAAACCAGCCGGAGGTGCATCCCGAAGTGTTGCACGCGGCGGAATCGTTTCTCGCCGGGGAAGAGCGTCTGCAGAGCGGGGTGAAAGCGACGGCGGAGAGTTTCTTCGGCCTGTTCGCCGACGAGATCGTCGCCCGCAACACGGCGACATCCGACTTTCGCATCGGCGATCTGATGTGTGGGCCGAAACCTGTGACGCTCTATTTGCAGCCGCCGCCTTCGGATGCGCAGCGGCTGATGCCCTTCCTGCGTCTCGTCATCAATCAGTTCGCCCGCGCGCTGATGGAGCATCAGGAGAAGGACGCGCAAGGGCGGCCAAAGCGCCACCGCCTCATCCTTGTGCTCGATGAATTTCCCATGCTCGGACGCATGCCGTTCTTCGAGACCATGATGGGCGCGATGGCGGGCTATGGCCTGAAGGCCTTCCTCGTCACGCAGAGCCTCAATCACCTGACCAAGGCCTATGGCCGCGAGAATGTCATTCTCGACAACGTCCATATCGTTACGGCGTTTTCGGCCGCCGACAACGACACCGCAAAGCGCATCGCCGAGATGGCGGGCGAAGTGTGGGAATTGCGCGAGAGCGAGACGCATACGCGCCCGAGATCAATGCTTGGATGGCGCAAGGGCTCGACCACAGTTCGCGAGGAACGTCGTCCGCTTCTCCTGCCTGCCGATGTGCGTTCTTTGCCGCGCGATGAAGAGCTGATCTTTGTCTCCGGCGCCAAGCCCATCCGCGCCAAGAAACTCAAATTCGACCAGGAGGGCGTCTTTGCTGAGCGTCTTCGTCCGGCATCGGGCGAACGGCCAAAACTCACGACAACACATGATTGGGCGCAAGTGCGCGCGCTTGGGACAATTCCGCAGGTGGTGAAGCCGCCAAAGGCCAAGCCTGCGATGTCTCAGCCGCTCGCGGGTCAGCCCGATCTTTTTGCGCATGCCGCGACGCGGCCAACCAAAATTTCCGATGCAGCCATGTCGGGCTTTCGCGCCGCAGACGGAACGGCGTTGGCGCATCCGGCGAGCGCTTCAGCGCCACCGCCAGCCGCGATTGACGCCCCGCCTGCCGAAACGCCGCGGCGTCGGCGTCAGGCCAAGGGAATCTGA
- a CDS encoding conjugative transfer protein TrbB, translating to MSTGAIPLVTARRRSALARALGPAIAEALDAADVVEALINADGRLWLDRIGAGLVATPHTLSPQDREAAIRLLAHEAGEIVGEAHPSLQTILPDSAARVQALLPPLVDAPVLAIRKRPRAVYTLTEYVDGGIATPAQAEMLSAAVAAKRNIIVAGGTGSGKTTLLNALLAEAPFLSSRVVILEDTAELQCGSPNAVQLLTKRTDPPITMRDLVQMTLRLRPDRIVVGEVRDGAALEVLKAWNTGHPGGLLTLHANSAADALMRLEDLCMEARATPPKRLIASAVDIIVFIARREGGRVITEILQADEVRGEGA from the coding sequence GTGAGCACTGGCGCTATTCCGCTGGTGACGGCGCGCCGGCGTTCGGCGCTGGCGCGGGCGCTTGGCCCCGCGATCGCCGAAGCGCTTGACGCGGCCGACGTGGTGGAGGCGCTGATCAATGCCGATGGCCGCCTCTGGCTCGATCGGATTGGCGCCGGTCTTGTTGCAACGCCGCACACGCTCTCGCCGCAGGACCGTGAAGCTGCGATCCGCCTTCTGGCGCATGAGGCGGGCGAGATCGTCGGCGAGGCGCACCCATCCTTGCAGACGATTTTGCCTGACAGCGCCGCGCGCGTGCAGGCCTTGCTGCCGCCGCTCGTTGACGCGCCGGTGCTCGCGATCCGCAAGCGGCCGCGCGCGGTCTATACGCTCACCGAATATGTTGACGGCGGCATCGCCACGCCCGCTCAGGCCGAAATGCTCTCCGCTGCGGTCGCGGCCAAGCGCAACATCATCGTCGCCGGCGGCACTGGCTCTGGCAAGACGACGCTTCTGAACGCGCTTCTGGCGGAGGCGCCGTTCCTTTCATCCCGTGTGGTCATCCTCGAAGACACCGCCGAACTGCAATGCGGAAGCCCCAATGCGGTTCAGCTTCTCACCAAGCGCACCGATCCGCCAATCACCATGCGCGATCTTGTGCAGATGACGCTCCGCCTCCGGCCGGATCGCATCGTGGTCGGCGAGGTCCGCGACGGCGCAGCGCTTGAGGTTCTCAAAGCCTGGAACACGGGTCATCCGGGCGGGCTGCTGACGCTACACGCCAATTCCGCGGCCGATGCACTGATGCGGCTGGAAGATCTTTGCATGGAAGCGCGCGCAACGCCGCCGAAGCGTCTCATCGCCAGCGCCGTCGACATCATCGTGTTCATCGCCCGCCGCGAAGGCGGGCGCGTCATCACCGAAATTCTGCAGGCGGACGAGGTCCGGGGAGAGGGAGCATGA
- a CDS encoding conjugative transfer protein TrbC has protein sequence MKSIRLTRIATIAVAMLALAAPAYAAGSGMPWEGPLEQIVDSITGPVARAAAVIAIVIAGVTIIFSEGGGGVRKLAFVGLGIAIMFAAVSFFLDFFGFAGGAVI, from the coding sequence ATGAAGTCAATACGTCTTACACGCATCGCGACAATCGCTGTTGCGATGCTCGCTTTGGCCGCGCCGGCTTATGCCGCCGGCTCCGGCATGCCCTGGGAAGGGCCGCTCGAACAGATCGTCGATTCCATAACGGGGCCTGTGGCGCGCGCCGCCGCCGTCATCGCCATCGTCATCGCCGGCGTCACCATCATCTTCTCCGAGGGCGGGGGCGGCGTCAGGAAGCTCGCCTTCGTGGGGCTGGGCATCGCCATCATGTTCGCGGCGGTGTCGTTCTTCCTCGACTTCTTCGGCTTTGCCGGCGGCGCGGTGATTTAG